The proteins below are encoded in one region of Brassica napus cultivar Da-Ae chromosome A6, Da-Ae, whole genome shotgun sequence:
- the LOC106347507 gene encoding probable L-type lectin-domain containing receptor kinase I.6 isoform X3, with product MIDCYISFGSWTFEILLCWEVFIKICTMVELRLDDWRVVENILKTRHEDVCFLLDKYNGNFCLRTCWRNYHPPFLQSSRFVQDSLILFFFFPLSQMATGSHLILMIFFVHLIFISSQQEETGFIYNGFGQADLSTDGVAKILPEGQLQLTDGSGQKMGHAFLKKPFEFTSPESLSFSTHFVCALVPKPGFIGGHGIAFVLSASMDLTHADATQFLGLFNISTQGSSSSHLVAVELDTALSAEFDDINANHVGIDVNGLISIASTPASYFSEIKGKNESISLLSGAPVQVWVDYGGNVLNVSLAPHKIQKPSQPLLSTSLNLSESFPDRMIYLGFSGATGTLISYQYILGWSFSRNRESLQTLDVTKLPRVPPHKAKNERPSTLLIVLLILLAVILFLVLGAAFAYRRRKYAEVREEWEGEYGPHRLSYKTLYKATKGFHKEGLLGKGGFGEVYKGTLPSHGEIAVKRVSHEAEEGMKQFVAEIVSMGTLKHKNMVPLLGYCRRKGELLLVSEYMPNGSLDQYLFYDDKPPFSWRRRLIIIKDIASALSYMHTGAPQVVLHRDIKASNVMLDAEYNGRLGDFGMARFHDHGADPATTAAVGTIGYMAPELVTMGASTATDVYGFGAFLLEVTCGRRPVEPALPEERRSLVKWVCQCWKMASLLGARDPRMRGEISAEEVEMVLKIGLMCMNAVAELRPSMEEVMQYLNESLKLPDITPNSPGIGSFVPLIMGSYPLSASLYSSSSANDSTFVTHSIVYGHGR from the exons ATGATTGATTGTTACATAAGTTTTGGTTCATGGACTTTTGAGATACTTCTCTGTTGGGAAGTATTTATTAAGATCTGCACAATGGTGGAGCTTCGTCTTGATGATTGGAGAGTAGTGGAGAATATTCTTAAAACCAG ACATGAAGATGTTTGCTTTCTTCTCGATAAATATAATGGGAATTTCTGTCTTAGAACGTGCTGGAGAAATTATCATCCACCATTTTTGCAGAGTTCAAGATTCGTTCAGGATAGTctgattctcttttttttctttcctttgtcACAAATGGCCACAGGATCACATCTCATTCTGATGATCTTCTTTGTTCATCTGATCTTCATCTCGAGTCAGCAGGAGGAGACAGGGTTTATCTATAATGGCTTTGGCCAAGCAGACCTTTCTACTGACGGCGTTGCCAAGATTCTTCCGGAAGGACAGTTGCAGTTGACCGATGGATCCGGGCAGAAAATGGGACATGCTTTCTTGAAGAAGCCTTTTGAGTTCACTTCACCTGAATCACTCTCTTTCTCAACACATTTTGTGTGTGCTCTGGTGCCTAAGCCAGGATTTATCGGTGGTCATGGTATCGCCTTTGTTCTGTCTGCTTCCATGGATCTCACACACGCAGATGCGACGCAGTTCTTGGGACTTTTTAACATCTCCACTCAAGGATCCTCCTCTTCTCATCTAGTCGCTGTTGAGCTTGATACTGCCCTCAGCGCTGAGTTTGATGACATCAATGCCAATCATGTCGGTATCGATGTCAACGGCCTTATCTCTATCGCATCGACCCCTGCTTCTTACTTTTCCGAGATAAAAGGTAAGAACGAAAGCATATCGCTTCTGAGTGGAGCTCCTGTTCAAGTCTGGGTGGACTACGGAGGAAACGTGCTTAATGTTTCGCTGGCCCCTCACAAAATTCAAAAGCCAAGTCAGCCTCTTTTGTCAACATCCCTGAACCTTTCAGAATCTTTCCCAGATAGAATGATATATCTTGGTTTCTCTGGAGCGACAGGGACATTGATCAGCTACCAATACATACTAGGCTGGAGCTTTAGTAGAAACAGGGAGTCACTGCAGACCCTGGATGTCACTAAGCTTCCTCGAGTCCCTCCTCATAAAGCTAAAAACGAGAGACCATCAACGCTGCTTATTGTTCTGCTCATATTACTGGCAGTCATATTGTTTTTGGTTCTTGGAGCAGCTTTCGCCTACAGGAGAAGAAAATATGCAGAAGTAAGAGAAGAATGGGAAGGAGAATATGGTCCACACCGCCTTTCCTATAAAACTCTGTACAAAGCGACCAAAGGGTTTCACAAGGAGGGACTTCTCGGGAAAGGAGGCTTTGGAGAAGTGTACAAAGGAACTCTGCCTTCCCATGGAGAAATAGCAGTGAAAAGAGTGTCGCACGAGGCAGAGGAAGGGATGAAGCAGTTTGTGGCTGAAATCGTGAGCATGGGTACTCTGAAGCACAAGAATATGGTTCCACTTCTTGGCTACTGTAGAAGAAAAGGTGAGTTACTTCTGGTATCTGAATACATGCCCAATGGTAGTCTTGACCAATACTTGTTCTACGACGATAAACCTCCCTTTTCATGGCGTCGGAGACTTATAATCATAAAGGATATAGCTTCAGCTCTCAGTTACATGCATACAGGAGCTCCTCAAGTTGTTCTCCACCGGGATATCAAGGCTTCTAATGTTATGTTAGACGCTGAATATAATGGAAGGTTAGGGGACTTTGGTATGGCGAGGTTTCATGATCATGGAGCAGACCCTGCCACAACTGCCGCTGTGGGAACCATTGGCTACATGGCACCGGAGCTTGTTACCATGGGAGCTTCCACTGCAACCGACGTTTATGGCTTTGGTGCCTTTTTACTTGAAGTAACATGTGGGAGGAGACCCGTTGAGCCTGCGTTGCCAGAGGAAAGAAGGTCTTTGGTTAAGTGGGTCTGCCAATGTTGGAAGATGGCTTCTTTGCTCGGAGCTAGAGATCCGAGAATGAGAGGTGAAATCTCAGCTGAGGAAGTGGAAATGGTATTGAAAATTGGATTGATGTGCATGAATGCTGTGGCGGAGCTGAGACCTTCGATGGAAGAAGTGATGCAATACTTAAATGAAAGCCTGAAGCTGCCTGATATCACCCCAAATTCTCCTGGAATAGGGTCCTTTGTACCACTGATTATGGGATCATACCCGCTCTCAGCATCCCTATACTCTTCTTCCTCAGCCAACGACTCTACATTTGTCACTCACTCCATTGTCTATGGCCACGGTCGGTGA
- the LOC106347507 gene encoding probable L-type lectin-domain containing receptor kinase I.6 isoform X1, whose protein sequence is MIFFVHLIFISSQQEETGFIYNGFGQADLSTDGVAKILPEGQLQLTDGSGQKMGHAFLKKPFEFTSPESLSFSTHFVCALVPKPGFIGGHGIAFVLSASMDLTHADATQFLGLFNISTQGSSSSHLVAVELDTALSAEFDDINANHVGIDVNGLISIASTPASYFSEIKGKNESISLLSGAPVQVWVDYGGNVLNVSLAPHKIQKPSQPLLSTSLNLSESFPDRMIYLGFSGATGTLISYQYILGWSFSRNRESLQTLDVTKLPRVPPHKAKNERPSTLLIVLLILLAVILFLVLGAAFAYRRRKYAEVREEWEGEYGPHRLSYKTLYKATKGFHKEGLLGKGGFGEVYKGTLPSHGEIAVKRVSHEAEEGMKQFVAEIVSMGTLKHKNMVPLLGYCRRKGELLLVSEYMPNGSLDQYLFYDDKPPFSWRRRLIIIKDIASALSYMHTGAPQVVLHRDIKASNVMLDAEYNGRLGDFGMARFHDHGADPATTAAVGTIGYMAPELVTMGASTATDVYGFGAFLLEVTCGRRPVEPALPEERRSLVKWVCQCWKMASLLGARDPRMRGEISAEEVEMVLKIGLMCMNAVAELRPSMEEVMQYLNESLKLPDITPNSPGIGSFVPLIMGSYPLSASLYSSSSANDSTFVTHSIVYGHGR, encoded by the coding sequence ATGATCTTCTTTGTTCATCTGATCTTCATCTCGAGTCAGCAGGAGGAGACAGGGTTTATCTATAATGGCTTTGGCCAAGCAGACCTTTCTACTGACGGCGTTGCCAAGATTCTTCCGGAAGGACAGTTGCAGTTGACCGATGGATCCGGGCAGAAAATGGGACATGCTTTCTTGAAGAAGCCTTTTGAGTTCACTTCACCTGAATCACTCTCTTTCTCAACACATTTTGTGTGTGCTCTGGTGCCTAAGCCAGGATTTATCGGTGGTCATGGTATCGCCTTTGTTCTGTCTGCTTCCATGGATCTCACACACGCAGATGCGACGCAGTTCTTGGGACTTTTTAACATCTCCACTCAAGGATCCTCCTCTTCTCATCTAGTCGCTGTTGAGCTTGATACTGCCCTCAGCGCTGAGTTTGATGACATCAATGCCAATCATGTCGGTATCGATGTCAACGGCCTTATCTCTATCGCATCGACCCCTGCTTCTTACTTTTCCGAGATAAAAGGTAAGAACGAAAGCATATCGCTTCTGAGTGGAGCTCCTGTTCAAGTCTGGGTGGACTACGGAGGAAACGTGCTTAATGTTTCGCTGGCCCCTCACAAAATTCAAAAGCCAAGTCAGCCTCTTTTGTCAACATCCCTGAACCTTTCAGAATCTTTCCCAGATAGAATGATATATCTTGGTTTCTCTGGAGCGACAGGGACATTGATCAGCTACCAATACATACTAGGCTGGAGCTTTAGTAGAAACAGGGAGTCACTGCAGACCCTGGATGTCACTAAGCTTCCTCGAGTCCCTCCTCATAAAGCTAAAAACGAGAGACCATCAACGCTGCTTATTGTTCTGCTCATATTACTGGCAGTCATATTGTTTTTGGTTCTTGGAGCAGCTTTCGCCTACAGGAGAAGAAAATATGCAGAAGTAAGAGAAGAATGGGAAGGAGAATATGGTCCACACCGCCTTTCCTATAAAACTCTGTACAAAGCGACCAAAGGGTTTCACAAGGAGGGACTTCTCGGGAAAGGAGGCTTTGGAGAAGTGTACAAAGGAACTCTGCCTTCCCATGGAGAAATAGCAGTGAAAAGAGTGTCGCACGAGGCAGAGGAAGGGATGAAGCAGTTTGTGGCTGAAATCGTGAGCATGGGTACTCTGAAGCACAAGAATATGGTTCCACTTCTTGGCTACTGTAGAAGAAAAGGTGAGTTACTTCTGGTATCTGAATACATGCCCAATGGTAGTCTTGACCAATACTTGTTCTACGACGATAAACCTCCCTTTTCATGGCGTCGGAGACTTATAATCATAAAGGATATAGCTTCAGCTCTCAGTTACATGCATACAGGAGCTCCTCAAGTTGTTCTCCACCGGGATATCAAGGCTTCTAATGTTATGTTAGACGCTGAATATAATGGAAGGTTAGGGGACTTTGGTATGGCGAGGTTTCATGATCATGGAGCAGACCCTGCCACAACTGCCGCTGTGGGAACCATTGGCTACATGGCACCGGAGCTTGTTACCATGGGAGCTTCCACTGCAACCGACGTTTATGGCTTTGGTGCCTTTTTACTTGAAGTAACATGTGGGAGGAGACCCGTTGAGCCTGCGTTGCCAGAGGAAAGAAGGTCTTTGGTTAAGTGGGTCTGCCAATGTTGGAAGATGGCTTCTTTGCTCGGAGCTAGAGATCCGAGAATGAGAGGTGAAATCTCAGCTGAGGAAGTGGAAATGGTATTGAAAATTGGATTGATGTGCATGAATGCTGTGGCGGAGCTGAGACCTTCGATGGAAGAAGTGATGCAATACTTAAATGAAAGCCTGAAGCTGCCTGATATCACCCCAAATTCTCCTGGAATAGGGTCCTTTGTACCACTGATTATGGGATCATACCCGCTCTCAGCATCCCTATACTCTTCTTCCTCAGCCAACGACTCTACATTTGTCACTCACTCCATTGTCTATGGCCACGGTCGGTGA
- the LOC106347507 gene encoding probable L-type lectin-domain containing receptor kinase I.6 isoform X2, whose translation MGHAFLKKPFEFTSPESLSFSTHFVCALVPKPGFIGGHGIAFVLSASMDLTHADATQFLGLFNISTQGSSSSHLVAVELDTALSAEFDDINANHVGIDVNGLISIASTPASYFSEIKGKNESISLLSGAPVQVWVDYGGNVLNVSLAPHKIQKPSQPLLSTSLNLSESFPDRMIYLGFSGATGTLISYQYILGWSFSRNRESLQTLDVTKLPRVPPHKAKNERPSTLLIVLLILLAVILFLVLGAAFAYRRRKYAEVREEWEGEYGPHRLSYKTLYKATKGFHKEGLLGKGGFGEVYKGTLPSHGEIAVKRVSHEAEEGMKQFVAEIVSMGTLKHKNMVPLLGYCRRKGELLLVSEYMPNGSLDQYLFYDDKPPFSWRRRLIIIKDIASALSYMHTGAPQVVLHRDIKASNVMLDAEYNGRLGDFGMARFHDHGADPATTAAVGTIGYMAPELVTMGASTATDVYGFGAFLLEVTCGRRPVEPALPEERRSLVKWVCQCWKMASLLGARDPRMRGEISAEEVEMVLKIGLMCMNAVAELRPSMEEVMQYLNESLKLPDITPNSPGIGSFVPLIMGSYPLSASLYSSSSANDSTFVTHSIVYGHGR comes from the coding sequence ATGGGACATGCTTTCTTGAAGAAGCCTTTTGAGTTCACTTCACCTGAATCACTCTCTTTCTCAACACATTTTGTGTGTGCTCTGGTGCCTAAGCCAGGATTTATCGGTGGTCATGGTATCGCCTTTGTTCTGTCTGCTTCCATGGATCTCACACACGCAGATGCGACGCAGTTCTTGGGACTTTTTAACATCTCCACTCAAGGATCCTCCTCTTCTCATCTAGTCGCTGTTGAGCTTGATACTGCCCTCAGCGCTGAGTTTGATGACATCAATGCCAATCATGTCGGTATCGATGTCAACGGCCTTATCTCTATCGCATCGACCCCTGCTTCTTACTTTTCCGAGATAAAAGGTAAGAACGAAAGCATATCGCTTCTGAGTGGAGCTCCTGTTCAAGTCTGGGTGGACTACGGAGGAAACGTGCTTAATGTTTCGCTGGCCCCTCACAAAATTCAAAAGCCAAGTCAGCCTCTTTTGTCAACATCCCTGAACCTTTCAGAATCTTTCCCAGATAGAATGATATATCTTGGTTTCTCTGGAGCGACAGGGACATTGATCAGCTACCAATACATACTAGGCTGGAGCTTTAGTAGAAACAGGGAGTCACTGCAGACCCTGGATGTCACTAAGCTTCCTCGAGTCCCTCCTCATAAAGCTAAAAACGAGAGACCATCAACGCTGCTTATTGTTCTGCTCATATTACTGGCAGTCATATTGTTTTTGGTTCTTGGAGCAGCTTTCGCCTACAGGAGAAGAAAATATGCAGAAGTAAGAGAAGAATGGGAAGGAGAATATGGTCCACACCGCCTTTCCTATAAAACTCTGTACAAAGCGACCAAAGGGTTTCACAAGGAGGGACTTCTCGGGAAAGGAGGCTTTGGAGAAGTGTACAAAGGAACTCTGCCTTCCCATGGAGAAATAGCAGTGAAAAGAGTGTCGCACGAGGCAGAGGAAGGGATGAAGCAGTTTGTGGCTGAAATCGTGAGCATGGGTACTCTGAAGCACAAGAATATGGTTCCACTTCTTGGCTACTGTAGAAGAAAAGGTGAGTTACTTCTGGTATCTGAATACATGCCCAATGGTAGTCTTGACCAATACTTGTTCTACGACGATAAACCTCCCTTTTCATGGCGTCGGAGACTTATAATCATAAAGGATATAGCTTCAGCTCTCAGTTACATGCATACAGGAGCTCCTCAAGTTGTTCTCCACCGGGATATCAAGGCTTCTAATGTTATGTTAGACGCTGAATATAATGGAAGGTTAGGGGACTTTGGTATGGCGAGGTTTCATGATCATGGAGCAGACCCTGCCACAACTGCCGCTGTGGGAACCATTGGCTACATGGCACCGGAGCTTGTTACCATGGGAGCTTCCACTGCAACCGACGTTTATGGCTTTGGTGCCTTTTTACTTGAAGTAACATGTGGGAGGAGACCCGTTGAGCCTGCGTTGCCAGAGGAAAGAAGGTCTTTGGTTAAGTGGGTCTGCCAATGTTGGAAGATGGCTTCTTTGCTCGGAGCTAGAGATCCGAGAATGAGAGGTGAAATCTCAGCTGAGGAAGTGGAAATGGTATTGAAAATTGGATTGATGTGCATGAATGCTGTGGCGGAGCTGAGACCTTCGATGGAAGAAGTGATGCAATACTTAAATGAAAGCCTGAAGCTGCCTGATATCACCCCAAATTCTCCTGGAATAGGGTCCTTTGTACCACTGATTATGGGATCATACCCGCTCTCAGCATCCCTATACTCTTCTTCCTCAGCCAACGACTCTACATTTGTCACTCACTCCATTGTCTATGGCCACGGTCGGTGA